In the Bordetella genomosp. 10 genome, one interval contains:
- a CDS encoding DmpA family aminopeptidase — MDGKRNPPRIGELPTGPLDNICDVPGVAVGHATLDDGPIQTGVTVVRPHGGDPYRDKVPAAASVINGFGKSTGLIQVEELGVLETPIALTNTFGVGTVANAQIRDAVRANPQVGREWATVNPLVFECNDGYLNDIQALAVTEAHYGQALAAAGRVFDQGAVGAGRGMSCFSFKGGIGSASRRAGDYTVGALVLANYGRKPNLTVAGRPFGRWLREAESAKAVDGDAAVAGANAGAAGDGPGRGQDLGQGPDNGPEKGSIILLLATDAPLDARQLRRLALRAGAGLARTGSVYGHGSGDIALAFSTAYTVPHLAEREMPAPRLLHESRIDPLFEAAAESTEQAIIHALWRAVTVRGRDGHVRQAITEAIPSWSAWLAAAPVSTSS, encoded by the coding sequence ATGGATGGCAAGCGGAATCCGCCACGCATCGGGGAACTGCCCACGGGCCCCCTGGACAATATCTGCGACGTGCCGGGGGTGGCCGTCGGCCACGCCACCCTGGACGACGGGCCGATCCAGACCGGCGTCACCGTGGTCCGGCCGCACGGCGGCGATCCCTATCGCGACAAGGTGCCGGCCGCGGCGTCGGTGATCAACGGCTTCGGCAAGAGCACCGGCCTGATCCAGGTCGAGGAACTGGGCGTGCTGGAAACGCCGATCGCGCTGACCAATACCTTCGGCGTCGGCACGGTGGCCAACGCGCAGATCCGCGACGCGGTGCGGGCCAATCCGCAGGTGGGCCGGGAGTGGGCCACGGTCAATCCGCTGGTCTTCGAGTGCAATGACGGTTATCTGAACGACATCCAGGCCCTGGCCGTGACCGAGGCGCATTACGGCCAGGCGCTGGCCGCCGCCGGCCGTGTGTTCGACCAGGGCGCCGTGGGCGCGGGACGCGGCATGTCCTGCTTTTCCTTCAAGGGCGGCATCGGCTCGGCCTCGCGCCGGGCCGGCGATTACACGGTGGGCGCGCTGGTGCTGGCCAATTACGGCCGCAAGCCCAACCTGACCGTGGCGGGGCGGCCGTTCGGGCGCTGGCTGCGGGAGGCGGAAAGCGCGAAGGCTGTCGATGGCGATGCTGCGGTTGCCGGGGCGAATGCGGGCGCCGCGGGCGATGGCCCGGGGCGCGGCCAGGACCTGGGCCAAGGCCCGGACAATGGCCCGGAGAAGGGCTCCATCATTCTCCTGCTGGCTACCGACGCGCCGCTGGACGCGCGCCAGTTGCGCCGCCTGGCCCTGCGCGCGGGCGCCGGCCTGGCGCGCACCGGCTCGGTGTACGGCCACGGCAGCGGCGATATCGCGCTGGCGTTTTCCACCGCCTATACCGTGCCCCACCTGGCCGAGCGCGAGATGCCCGCGCCGCGCCTGCTGCACGAATCCCGCATCGACCCCCTGTTCGAGGCCGCCGCCGAGTCGACCGAGCAGGCCATCATCCACGCCCTGTGGCGCGCCGTCACGGTGCGCGGCCGCGACGGCCACGTCCGCCAGGCCATCACCGAAGCCATTCCGTCCTGGTCCGCCTGGCTTGCCGCGGCCCCGGTCTCCACTTCCTCGTGA
- a CDS encoding isoaspartyl peptidase/L-asparaginase family protein, whose amino-acid sequence MKQQPVIAIHGGAGAMSRAAMSAEQERKYIDALEGILRAGQAVLARGGSALDAVTEAVRLLEDCPLFNAGHGAVFTSAGTHELDASIMDGATLRSGAIANVNCVRNPVLAARKVMENSKHVFFVGEGAQAFAREQGLEIVDPSYFSTEARREQLLRVQREQPDAAVLDHDGQAMVARAQPAPEPIDADRKFGTVGAVAVDAQGNLAAATSTGGITNKQVGRVGDAPLIGAGCYAANATCAVSTTGTGEMFIRMVAAYDVAAQMEYGGATLEQAAHAVIHEKLPRIQGKGGLIAVDAQGNVTLPFNTEGMYRGYARVGEAPVASIYR is encoded by the coding sequence ATGAAGCAACAACCCGTTATCGCCATCCACGGCGGCGCCGGCGCCATGTCGCGCGCGGCCATGTCCGCCGAGCAGGAACGCAAGTACATCGACGCGCTGGAAGGCATCCTGCGTGCCGGCCAGGCCGTGCTGGCGCGGGGCGGATCGGCCTTGGACGCCGTCACCGAGGCCGTGCGCCTGCTGGAGGACTGTCCGCTGTTCAACGCCGGCCACGGCGCGGTGTTCACCAGCGCCGGCACGCACGAGCTGGACGCCTCCATCATGGACGGCGCCACGCTGCGCTCGGGCGCGATCGCCAACGTGAACTGCGTGCGCAATCCGGTGCTGGCGGCCCGCAAGGTCATGGAGAACAGCAAGCACGTGTTCTTCGTGGGCGAGGGCGCGCAGGCCTTCGCCCGCGAGCAGGGCCTGGAGATCGTCGATCCTTCCTATTTCTCCACCGAGGCGCGCCGCGAGCAGTTGCTGCGCGTGCAGCGCGAGCAGCCGGACGCCGCGGTGCTGGACCACGACGGCCAGGCCATGGTGGCGCGCGCCCAGCCGGCGCCCGAGCCCATCGACGCCGACCGCAAGTTCGGCACGGTCGGCGCCGTGGCGGTGGACGCCCAGGGCAACCTGGCCGCCGCCACCTCGACCGGCGGCATCACCAACAAGCAGGTCGGCCGCGTCGGCGACGCGCCGCTGATCGGCGCGGGCTGCTATGCGGCCAACGCCACCTGCGCGGTGTCGACCACCGGCACCGGCGAGATGTTCATCCGCATGGTGGCGGCCTACGACGTGGCGGCGCAGATGGAATATGGCGGCGCCACGCTGGAGCAGGCCGCGCATGCCGTCATCCATGAAAAGCTGCCGCGCATCCAGGGCAAGGGCGGCCTGATCGCGGTGGACGCGCAGGGCAACGTGACGCTGCCCTTCAACACCGAGGGCATGTACCGCGGCTACGCCCGCGTGGGCGAGGCCCCGGTGGCTTCGATTTACCGATAA
- the gsiB gene encoding glutathione ABC transporter substrate-binding protein GsiB — MMKLLRPTRMMAAATLAFGMIAAPLAHASKDVTFAVAIALETLDPYNTNSTLNQAAGKAYYEGLFEFDKDLKIQPLLATGYEVSPDGLVYTIKLRQGVKFQDGTDFNADAVKVNFDRVANPENHLARYTQFNQVAKTEVVDPYTVRITLKKPFSAFINALAHSSAMIISPTALKKWGKDIGFHPVGTGPFEFVEWKPAEYLKVKKFDGYWKKGYPKIDTLTFRTVTDNNSRAAVVQTGEAQFAFPVPFEQAAVLAKNDKLDLVNDKNSIMARYLSMNTMKKPFDNAKVREAINYAINKQALAKVAFAGYATPVTGVVPQGVDFAVKTGEYPYDPKKARELLKEAGYPNGFESSLWSAYNDGTSVKVVQFLQQQLAQVGIKVSVEVLESGQRVQRVQQVQKPDDAQVRMYYAGWSSSTGEADWALRPLLTTAAFPPVFNNTAYYSNPKVDEDVTKALATSNRDEKAALYKDAQEVVWKDAPWAFLVTQNNVYAKSKNLTGVYVQPDTNFWYGDIDLKQ, encoded by the coding sequence ATCATGAAACTACTGCGCCCGACCCGCATGATGGCCGCCGCCACGCTGGCCTTCGGGATGATCGCGGCCCCGCTGGCCCACGCCAGCAAGGACGTGACCTTCGCCGTCGCCATCGCGCTGGAGACGCTGGACCCCTACAACACCAATAGCACCCTGAACCAGGCGGCCGGCAAGGCCTACTACGAAGGCCTGTTCGAATTCGACAAGGACCTGAAGATCCAGCCGCTGCTGGCCACCGGCTACGAAGTGAGCCCGGACGGCCTGGTCTACACGATCAAGCTGCGCCAGGGCGTCAAGTTCCAGGACGGCACCGATTTCAACGCCGACGCCGTCAAGGTGAACTTCGACCGCGTCGCTAATCCGGAAAACCACCTGGCTCGGTACACGCAGTTCAACCAGGTCGCCAAGACCGAAGTGGTCGACCCCTACACCGTGCGCATCACGCTGAAGAAGCCGTTCTCGGCCTTCATCAACGCGCTGGCCCACTCGTCGGCCATGATCATCTCGCCGACCGCCCTGAAGAAATGGGGCAAGGACATCGGCTTTCACCCGGTCGGCACCGGCCCCTTCGAATTCGTCGAATGGAAGCCGGCGGAATACCTGAAGGTGAAGAAGTTCGACGGCTACTGGAAGAAGGGCTATCCGAAGATCGATACGCTGACCTTCCGCACCGTCACGGACAACAACAGCCGCGCGGCCGTCGTGCAGACGGGCGAGGCGCAGTTCGCCTTCCCGGTGCCGTTCGAGCAGGCCGCCGTGCTTGCCAAGAACGACAAGCTGGACCTGGTCAACGACAAGAACTCGATCATGGCGCGCTATCTGTCCATGAACACGATGAAGAAGCCCTTCGACAACGCGAAGGTGCGCGAGGCCATCAACTACGCCATCAACAAGCAGGCCCTGGCCAAGGTGGCCTTCGCCGGCTACGCCACGCCGGTGACGGGCGTGGTGCCGCAGGGCGTGGACTTCGCCGTGAAGACCGGCGAATACCCCTACGATCCGAAGAAGGCGCGCGAACTGCTGAAGGAAGCCGGCTACCCCAACGGTTTCGAAAGCTCGCTGTGGTCGGCCTATAACGACGGCACCTCGGTCAAGGTGGTGCAGTTCCTGCAGCAGCAACTGGCCCAGGTCGGCATCAAGGTGTCGGTCGAGGTGCTGGAGTCCGGCCAGCGCGTGCAACGCGTGCAGCAGGTGCAGAAGCCCGATGACGCCCAGGTCCGCATGTACTACGCCGGCTGGTCGTCGTCGACCGGCGAGGCCGACTGGGCCCTGCGTCCCTTGCTGACTACCGCGGCGTTCCCGCCGGTGTTCAACAACACCGCCTATTACTCGAACCCCAAGGTCGACGAGGACGTGACCAAGGCGCTGGCCACCTCCAACCGCGACGAGAAGGCCGCGCTGTACAAGGACGCGCAGGAAGTCGTCTGGAAGGATGCGCCCTGGGCCTTCCTGGTGACGCAGAACAACGTGTATGCGAAATCCAAGAACCTGACCGGCGTGTACGTGCAGCCCGACACCAACTTCTGGTACGGCGACATCGACCTCAAGCAGTAA
- a CDS encoding dipeptide ABC transporter ATP-binding protein — MADGAERLAMPDNRVVQVSDLTVRFVGAERTVEAVRNLNFHVDRGETLAIVGESGSGKSVTSLALMRLVEHGGGRIAQGSMQLRRRNGSLLELAGASQRTMRGVRGADMAMIFQEPMTSLNPVFTAGDQIAESIRLHQGKDKAGARAEALRMLELVRIPEARSIMNRFPHQLSGGMRQRVMIAMALACKPALLIADEPTTALDVTIQAQILQLIRALQEEMHMGVIFITHDMGVVAEVADRVLVMFRGDKVEEGPSEQVFSQQKHPYTKALLSAVPRLGSMAGTDLPARFPLVQVEGAPRSAAAPAPETTQAPPSAPSSHGGEPLLSVRDLVTRFDLRGGILGRVRGRVHAVEKVSFDLYPGETLALVGESGCGKSTTGRSLLRLTESQSGTILLEGRDIGKLKGAEMQTLRRDMQFVFQDPFASLDPRVTVGFSIMEPLLVHRVASGKQAERRVAELLDRVGLPQEVAQRYPHEFSGGQRQRICIARALALNPKVVIADESVSALDVSIQAQIVNLMIDLQRDLGVSFLFISHDMAVVERISHRVAVMYLGQIVEIGPRRAIFENPQHPYTKKLMAAVPIADPQRRHLKRQLLTEEIPSPVRKPGDEPLVEPLVNVGPDHYVARHALGGAY; from the coding sequence ATGGCCGATGGAGCCGAACGCCTGGCGATGCCGGATAACCGGGTTGTCCAGGTCAGTGACCTGACCGTGCGCTTCGTGGGCGCCGAGCGCACCGTGGAAGCGGTGCGCAATCTCAATTTCCACGTCGACCGGGGCGAGACCCTGGCCATCGTGGGCGAGTCGGGTTCCGGCAAGTCCGTGACCTCGCTGGCGCTGATGCGCCTGGTCGAGCACGGCGGCGGCCGCATCGCCCAGGGCAGCATGCAACTGCGCCGCCGCAACGGCTCGCTGCTGGAGCTGGCCGGCGCCAGCCAGCGCACCATGCGCGGCGTGCGCGGCGCCGACATGGCGATGATCTTCCAGGAGCCGATGACCTCGCTGAACCCGGTGTTCACGGCCGGCGACCAGATCGCCGAGTCGATCCGCCTGCACCAGGGCAAGGACAAGGCGGGCGCCCGCGCCGAGGCCCTGCGCATGCTGGAACTGGTCCGCATCCCGGAAGCGCGCTCCATCATGAACCGCTTCCCGCACCAGTTGTCGGGCGGTATGCGCCAGCGCGTCATGATCGCCATGGCGCTGGCCTGCAAGCCGGCGCTGCTGATCGCCGACGAACCGACCACCGCGCTGGACGTGACCATCCAGGCGCAGATCCTTCAGTTGATCCGCGCGCTGCAGGAAGAAATGCACATGGGGGTGATCTTCATCACCCACGACATGGGCGTGGTGGCGGAAGTCGCCGACCGCGTGCTGGTCATGTTCCGCGGCGACAAGGTCGAGGAAGGGCCTTCGGAGCAGGTCTTCTCCCAGCAGAAGCATCCCTACACCAAGGCCCTGCTGTCGGCCGTGCCGCGCCTGGGCTCCATGGCCGGGACCGACCTGCCGGCCCGCTTCCCGCTGGTGCAGGTCGAGGGCGCGCCGCGGTCCGCGGCGGCGCCCGCGCCCGAGACCACGCAAGCGCCGCCGTCGGCGCCGTCCAGCCACGGCGGCGAGCCGCTGCTCAGCGTGCGCGACCTGGTGACCCGCTTCGATCTGCGCGGCGGCATCCTGGGCCGGGTGCGCGGCCGCGTGCACGCCGTCGAAAAAGTCAGCTTCGACCTCTATCCCGGCGAAACGCTGGCCCTGGTCGGCGAGTCCGGCTGCGGCAAGTCGACCACCGGCCGCTCCCTGCTGCGCCTGACGGAAAGCCAGTCCGGCACCATCCTGCTGGAAGGCCGCGACATCGGCAAGCTCAAGGGCGCCGAGATGCAGACGCTGCGCCGCGACATGCAGTTCGTTTTCCAGGACCCCTTCGCCTCGCTCGATCCGCGCGTGACGGTGGGTTTCTCCATCATGGAGCCCCTGCTGGTGCACCGCGTGGCCAGCGGCAAGCAGGCCGAGCGCCGCGTCGCCGAGCTGCTGGACCGCGTCGGCCTGCCGCAGGAAGTGGCGCAGCGCTATCCTCACGAGTTCTCCGGCGGCCAGCGCCAGCGCATCTGCATCGCGCGCGCCCTGGCCCTGAATCCGAAGGTGGTGATCGCCGACGAATCGGTGTCCGCGCTGGACGTGTCCATCCAGGCGCAGATCGTCAACCTGATGATCGACCTGCAGCGCGACCTGGGCGTGTCCTTCCTGTTCATTTCGCACGACATGGCGGTGGTCGAGCGCATCAGCCACCGCGTGGCGGTGATGTACCTGGGCCAGATCGTGGAGATCGGCCCGCGCCGCGCCATCTTCGAGAATCCGCAGCACCCGTACACGAAGAAGCTGATGGCCGCCGTGCCCATCGCCGATCCGCAGCGCCGGCACCTGAAGCGCCAGTTGCTGACCGAGGAGATTCCCAGCCCCGTGCGCAAGCCGGGCGACGAGCCCCTGGTCGAGCCGCTGGTGAACGTCGGTCCCGATCACTACGTCGCCCGCCACGCGCTGGGCGGCGCGTATTGA
- the gsiC gene encoding glutathione ABC transporter permease GsiC, translating to MFSYIVKRLLGMIPTLLLVSVVVFLFVHMLPGDPARLAAGQDADQQTVELVRHDLGLDLPLPQQFVRYFQHMLEGDLGTSLRSKRPVTTEISDRFMPTLLLTLTSMVWAVVFGMVIGIVSAVWRNKWPDRLGMTLAVSGISFPAFALGMMLMQIFSVGLGWLPTVGASSWKHYILPSITLGAAVAAVMARFTRASFVEVIQEDFVRTARAKGLSERVVVVKHTLRNAMIPVVTMMGLQFGFLLGGSIVVETVFSWPGLGRLLVDAVTQRDYPVIQGLVLLFSFEFIAINLVVDVLYGVINPSIRYK from the coding sequence ATGTTCTCCTATATCGTCAAACGCCTTCTGGGCATGATCCCCACGCTGCTGCTGGTCTCGGTGGTGGTGTTCCTGTTCGTGCACATGCTGCCGGGCGATCCGGCGCGGCTGGCCGCCGGCCAGGATGCCGATCAGCAGACCGTCGAGCTGGTGCGCCACGACCTCGGCCTGGATCTGCCGCTGCCGCAGCAGTTCGTGCGCTACTTCCAGCACATGCTGGAGGGCGATCTGGGCACTTCGCTGCGCAGCAAGCGCCCGGTGACGACGGAAATCTCCGACCGCTTCATGCCGACCCTGCTGCTGACCCTGACCAGCATGGTCTGGGCCGTGGTGTTCGGCATGGTGATCGGCATCGTTTCCGCGGTCTGGCGCAACAAGTGGCCCGATCGCCTGGGCATGACGCTGGCCGTCTCCGGCATCTCGTTTCCCGCCTTCGCGCTGGGCATGATGCTGATGCAGATTTTCTCCGTGGGCCTGGGATGGCTGCCCACCGTGGGCGCTTCCAGTTGGAAGCACTACATCCTGCCCTCGATCACCCTGGGCGCCGCCGTGGCCGCCGTGATGGCGCGCTTCACGCGGGCCTCCTTCGTGGAAGTGATCCAGGAAGACTTCGTGCGCACCGCGCGCGCCAAGGGCCTGTCCGAACGCGTGGTGGTGGTCAAGCACACGCTGCGCAACGCCATGATTCCGGTGGTCACCATGATGGGCCTGCAATTCGGCTTCCTGCTGGGCGGCTCCATCGTGGTGGAAACCGTGTTCAGTTGGCCCGGCCTGGGCCGCCTGCTGGTCGACGCGGTGACGCAGCGCGACTATCCCGTGATCCAGGGACTGGTGCTGCTGTTCTCCTTCGAATTCATTGCGATCAACCTGGTCGTGGACGTGCTGTACGGCGTCATCAATCCCAGCATTCGCTACAAGTGA
- a CDS encoding lysylphosphatidylglycerol synthase domain-containing protein: MRNERHERAGPPQARIGAGTGGHGRRRAAGLRRHWPLLRKIFFIAFALLVIGLLADQARHVEWDKVLGAVQAYTWPVLLRAAGLSLLSYLIYSCFDLLAIPYLGHMIPPLRVMAVGIVAYAFNLNMGSLVGSVGFRFRLYLRLGLAAGEITRIIGLSLTTNWLGYLWVAGGIFAWGGLPIPDNWSISGYALRGIGVAMVAAAAAYVALCGLSRRRAWSVRGHEIELPAFKIAVAQSLLGGACWVSIGLVVWSLMRHDVSFPFVLGVLLLSGIAGAVTHIPGGLGVVEAVFVAMLGGKVPHYEIIGTLLAYRAVYYLGPFALAAVLYFFLEARLPKLAEKDEAEAEGDAGAAPPRTGAGGEGAGERGETKTREARMHAMRP, encoded by the coding sequence ATGCGCAACGAACGGCATGAGCGCGCCGGGCCGCCCCAAGCGCGAATCGGCGCGGGGACGGGCGGGCACGGCCGTCGTCGCGCCGCCGGCCTGCGCCGTCATTGGCCGCTGTTACGCAAGATCTTCTTCATCGCCTTCGCGCTGCTGGTCATCGGCTTGTTGGCCGACCAGGCGCGCCACGTCGAGTGGGACAAGGTGCTGGGCGCGGTGCAGGCCTACACCTGGCCGGTGCTGCTGCGCGCTGCGGGGCTGTCGCTCCTGAGCTACCTGATCTATAGCTGCTTCGACCTGCTGGCGATTCCCTACCTCGGCCACATGATCCCGCCGCTGCGGGTCATGGCGGTCGGCATCGTCGCCTATGCCTTCAACCTGAACATGGGATCGCTGGTGGGCAGCGTCGGCTTCCGTTTCCGCTTGTACCTGCGCCTGGGGCTGGCGGCGGGCGAGATCACCCGCATCATCGGCCTGAGCCTGACCACCAACTGGCTGGGATATCTCTGGGTCGCGGGCGGGATATTCGCCTGGGGCGGCTTGCCCATCCCCGACAACTGGAGCATCAGCGGCTATGCCCTGCGCGGCATCGGCGTGGCCATGGTGGCGGCGGCCGCCGCCTACGTGGCGCTGTGCGGGCTGTCGCGCCGGCGGGCGTGGTCGGTGCGCGGGCACGAAATCGAGCTGCCCGCGTTCAAGATCGCCGTGGCGCAGAGCCTGCTGGGCGGCGCCTGCTGGGTGTCGATCGGCCTGGTGGTGTGGTCGCTGATGCGCCACGACGTGTCGTTCCCCTTCGTCCTCGGCGTGCTGCTGCTCAGCGGCATCGCGGGCGCGGTGACGCATATTCCCGGGGGACTGGGCGTGGTCGAGGCGGTTTTCGTCGCCATGCTGGGCGGCAAGGTGCCGCACTACGAGATCATCGGCACCTTGCTGGCCTATCGCGCCGTGTACTACCTGGGGCCGTTCGCGCTGGCCGCCGTGCTGTATTTCTTCCTGGAGGCCCGCTTGCCGAAGCTGGCGGAGAAGGACGAGGCCGAGGCGGAAGGCGACGCCGGCGCAGCGCCGCCACGGACCGGCGCCGGGGGCGAAGGGGCAGGGGAGCGTGGCGAAACGAAAACGCGCGAGGCGCGGATGCACGCCATGCGGCCCTGA
- a CDS encoding M55 family metallopeptidase: MRILVSTDIEGVAGVFHSQQITAGNGEYERARAWMTGEADAAARGAFAGGADDVLVNDSHGGFRNLLLDGIDERARLVMGKPRYLGMMGGLEEPCDGVFMIGYHSRAQGRGILAHTINSFAFAKVRINGMELGEAGLYGALAGELGVPVALASGDDVFIGETRELFPGALWVQTKVARGQGSGATLSPAASRAAIAEAAQAAMANLGSLKPFRIAPPIECQLQTQTTAVADLFCMLPSLERVDGVNLRFHTDSMQAAIRTLNSLAAMSFMLR, encoded by the coding sequence ATGCGCATTCTTGTTTCCACCGATATCGAAGGCGTCGCCGGCGTCTTCCATTCCCAGCAGATCACGGCCGGCAACGGCGAATACGAACGGGCCCGCGCCTGGATGACCGGCGAGGCCGACGCGGCCGCGCGCGGCGCCTTCGCCGGCGGCGCCGACGACGTCCTGGTCAACGATTCGCACGGCGGCTTCCGCAACCTGCTGCTCGACGGCATCGACGAACGCGCCCGCCTGGTCATGGGCAAGCCGCGCTACCTGGGCATGATGGGCGGCCTGGAAGAACCGTGCGACGGCGTCTTCATGATCGGCTACCACTCGCGCGCGCAGGGCCGCGGCATCCTGGCCCACACGATCAACAGCTTCGCCTTCGCCAAGGTGCGCATCAACGGCATGGAGCTGGGCGAGGCCGGCCTGTACGGCGCGCTGGCGGGCGAACTGGGCGTGCCGGTGGCGCTGGCCAGCGGCGACGACGTCTTCATCGGCGAAACGCGCGAGCTGTTCCCCGGCGCCCTGTGGGTGCAGACCAAGGTGGCGCGCGGGCAGGGCAGCGGCGCCACGCTGTCGCCGGCGGCCTCGCGCGCGGCCATCGCCGAGGCGGCGCAGGCCGCCATGGCCAATCTGGGCAGCCTGAAGCCCTTCCGCATCGCGCCCCCGATAGAATGCCAGTTGCAAACCCAGACCACGGCCGTGGCCGACCTGTTCTGCATGTTGCCCTCGCTGGAGCGGGTGGACGGCGTCAACCTGCGGTTCCATACCGACAGCATGCAGGCGGCCATCCGCACGCTCAACAGCCTGGCCGCCATGTCCTTCATGCTGCGCTGA
- a CDS encoding MurR/RpiR family transcriptional regulator: MNDAPVASIAERIASVQDTMSRAQHKLAEYVLAHQFRAATMTIDEFAAANGVSIATANRFARTLGLPGYAQFRAELARGFESALAPVERLRTQLAQPASAADVFATSLREDARNIERTLQTMDPRVIERAVDAVLAADRIAIVGFGASGFLAGLLQRALFVYRGSVESLATPAGVSWAARQTYRLTPKDLLIPISFPRYLNDTVTLATAAKAAGVQVLAMTDKPTSPLAPTATVGALYAHSERQYSSNSEAAALCLIEALGAAVSYKARDSIQAALEVTQSVMPWLIHGAGDRKR, from the coding sequence TTGAACGACGCGCCCGTCGCCTCCATTGCCGAACGCATTGCCAGCGTCCAGGACACGATGAGCCGCGCCCAGCACAAGCTGGCCGAGTACGTGCTGGCGCACCAGTTCCGCGCGGCGACCATGACCATCGACGAGTTCGCCGCCGCCAACGGGGTGTCCATCGCCACCGCCAACCGTTTCGCGCGCACGCTGGGCCTGCCCGGCTACGCCCAGTTCCGCGCCGAGCTGGCGCGCGGGTTCGAATCGGCGCTGGCGCCGGTGGAAAGGCTGCGCACCCAACTGGCCCAGCCGGCCAGCGCGGCCGACGTGTTCGCCACCTCGCTGCGCGAGGACGCGCGCAATATCGAGCGCACGCTTCAAACGATGGACCCGCGCGTGATCGAGCGCGCGGTCGACGCGGTGCTGGCCGCCGACCGCATCGCCATCGTCGGCTTCGGCGCCAGCGGCTTCCTGGCCGGCCTGCTGCAGCGCGCGCTGTTCGTGTACCGCGGCTCGGTGGAGTCGCTGGCCACGCCCGCGGGCGTGTCCTGGGCGGCGCGGCAGACCTACCGCCTGACGCCCAAGGACCTGCTGATCCCCATTTCCTTCCCCCGCTACCTGAACGACACCGTGACGCTGGCGACGGCCGCCAAGGCCGCCGGCGTGCAGGTGCTGGCCATGACGGACAAGCCGACCTCCCCGCTGGCGCCCACCGCCACGGTCGGGGCGCTCTACGCCCACAGCGAAAGACAGTACTCGTCCAATTCGGAAGCCGCCGCGCTGTGCCTGATCGAGGCGCTGGGCGCGGCCGTGTCCTACAAGGCCAGGGATTCGATACAGGCGGCGCTGGAAGTGACCCAGTCCGTCATGCCGTGGCTGATCCACGGCGCAGGAGACCGCAAGAGATGA
- the gsiD gene encoding glutathione ABC transporter permease GsiD — protein MSNINTVTPSSAPPAAPAAPTDVRTPFSEFWRKFKKQHLAVAAAVFVLLLVLVAIFAPWLVPFDPENYFDYDALNAGPSLTHWLGVDSLGRDIFSRILMGSRISLIAGFVSVALGAVVGTAMGLMAGYYEGWWERITMRVSDVLLAFPGMLLAIGVVAILGSSMVNVVVAVAVFSVPAFARLVRGNTLAIKHMTYVEAVKSVGASDWTIIMRHILPGTISPIVVYGTMRVGTSIITAASLSFLGMGAQPPTPEWGAMLSEARADMVTSPHIAIFPALAIFLTVLAFNLLGDGLRDALDPKIDRK, from the coding sequence ATGAGCAACATCAATACCGTTACCCCTTCCTCGGCGCCGCCCGCCGCCCCGGCCGCGCCGACCGACGTGCGCACGCCGTTCAGCGAGTTCTGGCGCAAGTTCAAGAAGCAGCACCTGGCGGTGGCCGCCGCCGTCTTCGTGCTGCTGCTGGTGCTGGTGGCGATCTTCGCGCCCTGGCTGGTGCCGTTCGATCCCGAAAACTATTTCGACTACGACGCCTTGAACGCGGGCCCGTCGCTGACCCACTGGCTGGGCGTGGATTCGCTGGGCCGAGACATCTTCAGCCGCATCCTCATGGGTTCGCGCATCTCCCTGATCGCCGGCTTCGTGTCGGTGGCGCTGGGCGCCGTGGTCGGCACCGCGATGGGCCTGATGGCGGGCTATTACGAGGGCTGGTGGGAGCGCATCACGATGCGCGTGTCCGACGTGCTGCTGGCCTTCCCCGGCATGCTGCTGGCCATCGGCGTGGTGGCCATCCTGGGCTCCAGCATGGTCAACGTCGTGGTGGCGGTGGCCGTGTTCAGCGTGCCGGCCTTCGCCCGGCTGGTGCGCGGCAACACGCTGGCCATCAAGCACATGACCTACGTCGAGGCCGTCAAGAGCGTGGGCGCCTCGGACTGGACCATCATCATGCGCCACATCCTGCCGGGCACGATCTCGCCCATCGTGGTGTACGGCACCATGCGCGTGGGCACGTCCATCATCACGGCCGCCAGCCTGTCCTTCCTGGGCATGGGCGCGCAGCCGCCCACGCCGGAGTGGGGCGCCATGCTGAGCGAGGCGCGCGCCGACATGGTGACCTCGCCGCACATCGCCATCTTCCCGGCGCTGGCCATCTTCCTGACGGTGCTGGCCTTCAACCTGCTGGGCGATGGCCTGCGCGACGCGCTGGACCCCAAGATCGACCGCAAGTAA